The [Clostridium] colinum genome includes the window ATAGCATTAAGCTCTTTTCTTGCAACAGATACTACTAAATTTTCTAAAGTTTTCACATCAAAACTATTTATTTTATTTTCTATAATATCTGATATTGATATATTATTTAATATATTATTTCTTTCTTTGTCAATAAATTTTTGTATTAAATTAAATATATCGTCTTTAAATTTTTCTATACATATTTTATCTAATATAATATTTATCTTGATATTATATATTTTATTCTTATTATTTTTTATATAATTTTCTATTATTTCATAAATATTTTTTAATATATTATCCGATAATAATTTTTCAATAAAAGTATTAATATTATTATCTATAATATCATTAATACTATCAAATATTTTTAAGTTATCTACATATTTTGTTAAATTTGTATTATTATAATGTTCTTTTATTATATTTTTTGTTTTTTCTGGTAAGTTTTTATATATTTCAAATAATGTTTTATCTTGATATGCCGATAAAACTTCAAATATTTTAACAGCTAATATATTTTGGTTTTCTTTATTTTTTAAATAAATAATTATATTTTTCTTAATACTCATATAAATTTTATCGGGGTTTAAAAATAAACCAGTAAAAGTTCCTACATTATCTGCTATTATATTTTTTATAAAAACACTTAATTTTTGTTCCCATTCTTTGTTGTTTTCTATATTATAGCATATATATTCACATATTTTAGGCACATTTTCAATTATATTAATTTTTATATTTGATATTTCTTCTTTACTTATTATGTCTGAAAGCTTTTTATTGCCTATATTTTCTTTTATATCTTGCTTATTTATATATTCTATAATAATATTTTTTATATTTTCTTTTATGTCTTTATTTTTAATGTTTTCATATATTTTATTTGTAATAACCTCAGTCAAAATTTTTTTATTTTTTTCATCAAATATAAATTGATTTATTTTAGATAAAAAAAACTGTTCTATTTCATCTAAAATTTTCTCTTTTTTATCTCCATATATATTTTGTAATATATCATCTAGTGTATAATTTTTTTCTCTTAATTTATCCAAATTTCGTTCTAATAAAATATACATTTTTTCTTTATTTTCTGTGGAAAATAAATTTTCTTCTATTGTATGTTTATCCAATATTTTTTCAGCGGTAATATTAGCTATTTTTTTTGATATTTTTTTACGCTCTTTAGGTATAAGGCCTGGTGTAAAAGGTATTTTAAACTTTCCTATATACTTTGGTTCATAAGGTAAAAATAACATTTTTATAGCAAGCCAATTAGTAAAATATCCTATTATAGCTCCTAATATTGGTGAAACAAAATTATTTATCATATTATTTTACTCCTTTGTTCAATATTTATAAAAATATATAAAAATATACGATTTTTATATTATTTTGTTTGATTTATTGTAATATTATGATATAATGTTAATTATTGTAATGTATTAATATAGAAGGAGGAATTATTATAAGTCCCAAAAATTCTAAACCAAAAAGTAAAAGTAGTGCAAAATTTTTAATATTATTTTTCAGTGTTTTTTTTTAATTATTATTAGTGCTATTATTTATAAACTTCCCGTACATATAACAGATTATACAAATAGCAATATAACTAAAATAATTATAGAGGGTAAATCTACCAACGAATTTTTATCTATAGAAGATAAAAATATTATTAATCACGTTATAAATAATTTTGACAAAGAAAAATTTATAAGACAAAACTTAGGTACTACATATTTAGGATATAATATATATGTATCTTTTTATAGTAATGATAACCTTTTAGACACTTTAATAATTCATTCTGATAATTTGTTACAAAAAGGTTCTATGATTTATAAATCGTCTAAATCTTTAGCTATAAAAACTATATTAATATTACTAGAAGAACAATTAAAAGTAAAGAATTAACTTAATACAAAATCAAAACCACCCGTTAAACGGGTGGTTTGCTCAAGCCCTATAAGGGCTTTTTTCTTGTTGTAAGCCTCTAAAGAGGCACTGAATGGTCTAACAATTACACTACTATTTCTTGGCTGCCACTAAAAGTGGCTATTTTTTTGCCTACTTACTCTGGATACCCATAAATGGGTCTATATATTCTTTTAAACTTATTTGGTCATTTGCTATATCTTCTTCTAATTGATTTTTTATGTATTCTTTTATTGCATTTTGATTTCTACCTACTGTATCTACATAATATCCTCTACACCAAAAATGCCTATTCCCATATTTATACTTTAAATTTGCGTGCCTATCAAATATCATTAAGCTACTTTTACTTTTTAAATACCCCATAAATTGTGATACACTTAAATGTGGTGGTATTTCTACTAACATATGTATATGGTCTTTACAAGCTTCTGCCTCTATTATTTTAACTCCTTTCCTTTCACACAGCATTCTTAATATTTTCCCTATATCTGCTTTTATCTTTCCATATATTTCTTGTCTCCTATATTTTGGTGCAAATACTATATGATATTTGCATCTCCATTTAGAATGTGATAAACTATTTATGTCTTTCATGACAAAACCTCCTATTATTTTATTTTTGGTTGCCAGACCAATTATATTCTATCATAGGAGGTTTTTACTTTTCTATAAGAGTTTTTACCTACCACCAGCATAGCTGGTGGTTTAATCAAGCCTATTCGGCGACAATAAAAAATCTCAACTAGTTTAATTATAGTTGAGATTTTTTATTTATTAAAAATACTATTTTTTAGGGCTTATTCTTATTTTATCAACAGTAGCCCCTGTTTTTCTTTTTATAATATCTTCTATTTGTGCAATTTCAGCTTCACTAAGTTCTGTTTTATTAACAACAACGTCTACCGTTTCATCATCTATTCTAACATACACTTCTTTAAAGCCTTTAGCTTCTATCATAGCCTCTGCTGCTGTTTCTTTTTCTATTCTTTCTTGGATTTTAAGCATTTCATCTGCTGCTGTTGCTTTTTTATCTTGTTCAATGTTACTATTGTTAATCATTTCTGTTAAAATATCTTTTTGTTTAGCTCTTGCTTGTTCTCTTTCTAGCTTCGCTTGAACAAAATATGATGTATCGTTGCTATTGTTTACAAAAACTGCTTTTCCTGCATCATCTTCATTTTCATTAGATGCTGTTGCGTTTGCATCTACTGTTTTTTCTTCTTTATTATGTACTAATTCTTCTCCGTATAAATCAGAATCTGGAACAAGACCTGTTATATCTCCATCATCTGTTAAAACTACCTCTGCAGTTTCTGTACTATTACCTACATAGTTTAAATATCCTGCTGCCCCTACCATAACTACTAGAGCCGTTATTATAACTTGATTTCTTTTAAATGCAAACATTTTTTTGCCTCCTTAATAAATAATTATACATTTTTTAAAGATAATAAAAGTTATTTCATCTCTAATACTTCTATCTTATGCACCTCTACACCTAATAATGCATTAGTTGCTTCAATTAAAGTATTTTTTATTTCTACATTTCCTCCACCCTGAGCCACTATAAGTACACCAGATATTTTAGGACTAATTTCTTTTAAAATAAGCGGTTCATCTCCACTTATTTTAACAGTTGTAGATTGAGATTTATCTGTTATTATTTGCCTTTTATCACCATTTAAAGTTTCTTCGTTTGTTGTAGCGTTTTCTTTTGTGCTATCATCTTTTGTTACAATCTCTCTTCCACTTTCTAATGCTATCATAACATCTACATTTCCAACTCCCATTATTTGAGATAAAATACTTTCTAGTCTTTTTTCCAACTGCACTTCATATGTATTGTTATCTTGTGCATTAAAATCTAAAGATTGTCCTTTATATTCTATGCTTTCATTTTCTTTTTTATTACTAACAAATACGTTATCACTTAAAATAAGTAACATTATACCCAAAAAAATAGCTATCAAAATATTATAATAGTTTTTTTTATCTTGAAATATTTTTCTAAATATATTCATATTTTTTCTCCTTTTTCTTATGCTATTGTTATAAATACATTATCTGTTTTTATGTTATAAACTTGTGAAATTAAATTTTTTATATTATCTATTTCTTGTTTTTCTGCATTTTGTAAATTTTTATCTTCATTAAAAGGTTTTATATAAATATTTTGATTATTTTTCACTAATGTAAGATATATACTTTCAATATTTATCTCTTCATATTTATTTTCATATAATTCTAAATTTATATCTTTTATTATGTATTTATCTTTTAATATTGTTTTTATTTGTGATTTTATATTTTCTTTAAAAGCACTTTTAACCATGTCATTTTGTATATTTTTATACTTTTCAACATTTATCATATTATTTTGTTTAAAATCTTGCTCATTAAATATAGTTAAAGCTTCTACATTTTTAACACTATCAAATATTAAATTTAAAGGTTCTATCATAATAAATACTAATATCATTCCAAAAACTAAGTTTATATATGAGCGATACTTATTAGTTGGCAAAATAACTTGTATGAAAGACATAAATACTAAAAATAAAATAATATTTTTTATATAATCATAAAAATAATCTAACATACAACCCCTCCTTTATCCTGTTACCGTAAGTGTGATAGCTATAAAAAATATAAATAATATTAAAAATATTATTAATCCAGACAAAACTAATTTTGCATATTCTCCCATTGCATCAACACAAGATGTTATTCTCCTATCACTTATAGGTTCTATTAATACTGCTGTTATTTTATATATAAGTATTATACCTATTAGTTTTATTATTGGAACAATGGAGCAAATAAGTATTGCTATTAATATTCCTATGCCTATACCACTTTTTAAAAGCCCTACAAAATGCATAATGCTATCAACTGCCCCTGTTATAGCATCTCCTACAACAGGAACAAAACTTATAAATGTTTTTGCTGTTTTATTTATAGCACCATTTAAAACAGGAGCACCTATTCTCTGTATAGATATTATAAATCCAAGCCCAATAGCTAGTCCTCTTAAAGAAAAATTTATAAGCCATTTTAAAAAATCTATTAATTTATTTAAAACTTCCTTTGGTGTAATATAATTTATAATATTTAAAATAGCTGTACTAGCTATTAAAGGTATAAACATATTTTTCATAAAAAATGATAATATAGATAATGATGTTAATATAAAACTACTAAATATTGTAGCACTAGTAGAGGCTCCCGACATAAATAAAAGTCCAATTAACATTGGCATTATTCCATTTATAATGTTTGATATACTATCTATCGTGCTATATAATATTTCCACAACTATATTAAAACTAGTTGTTAAAAGCATTGCTATAACCATATATGTTGTATAAAATCCTATTTCTGCAACGCTCTGATTTTTAAAACTTTCTGTTAATATTTTAAAAAAAGCCGATAAAAATGCTATTAATATTACATTTTTTATTATTTTAGAATTTGTAAATATTTCTTCAAAAATTGTTTTTATCAAATAATTAATTATATCTGAAATATTAAAATCTAACCCTTTTCCCGATAGAATATTTTTAACTACTTGTGAAAATTTAAAATCACTTTTATAAATATTTTCGTTTATTATTGTGTCATATTGTTCTATTTCTAAATTATTAAGTGCTTCAGATAAATGTTCATTTGCATAAGCTGGTTTATAAAATCCTAAAATACATATTATAATAAGTATAATCTTTTTCATATTTTATCCCCCTAAGGCATAAGGCTTGTTATTAAACCTAATAGCCTTGTTATTATAGGTATAGATATAAACATAATAAGTATCTTTCCTGCTAATTCAATTTTTGATGCAATAGCGCTTTCTCCTGCATCAATACATATTTGTGAAGAAAATTCACATATATATGATATACCTATTATTTTTAATATAACACCTATATGCTCTATACCTATATCAAGCATAGAAACTATATCTAATATAGAGCTTAAAACTTCTTCTAGCGTTGGTATAATCATCATAAATATTATTACACCACTAATTATTGCAATCATAACAGACATATTTGCCATTTGAGGTTTTATAATTAAAATAACTATAACAGATATAATAGCTATTATACATATTTTTAAAATATCCATATTATACCTCCATAAAAGGCTAAAGGCTAAACAATGTTTGTACTGTTTCAAAAAGTTCACTTATATATTGTATAACCCAGAATAATACAACTACTAAACCTGCTAATGTTGTAAGCATAGCTTGTTCTTCTCTTCCTGCTCTTATAAGGACTTGATTTAAAACAGATACTAAAATACCAACTGCTGCTATTTGAAATATAACTGTAACATCCATATTTCCCACCTCTAAATTAATAATACTATTATCATTAGTCCAGATAAAAATCCTAAACTTTGATACATCTTAAAATTTTTATTTTTTTCATCATCTATATTTTTTACTGTGTTATTTATATATTCTATTACTATATTTAAACTTTCTATATTAAAATTTTTATCTAAAGACCCTATCATTTTACCTATAACACAAATATTTTCTATATCTTCTTTTACAAAATATGTTTCATATGCTCCATTTTTTATGGCATCTTCCCATAAAAAAGCTAGCTCTTCTCCTCTTTTTTCTTGCATATTTTCTCTAAATTTTATAAAAATGTTTTGTATAGGCTTGTTTAAATTTTTTTCAATATTTAAAATAGCCTCATTTAAACTAGAAAAAAACTTTATTTCAGAAGATAATGATAATAACGCTCTTTTCATTTCTAAAAGGTCATTTTTTCTATAAATCGGTTTATAGGCATAGTAAAATCCTATAATGGAAAATCCCATTAAAATAATAATACTACAAAAAATTTTTATGTACATTTAATTAACCTCACTATATATGTTTATTAAATCTTCATTATATATTTTATCTACACTACATATTCCATTTTTTCTAGTTAAAACTATATATCTTTCAAAAGTCTTTTTATCTAGTATATTTTTTATATTGCATTTTTTCTTTATATCTTCTATATCATAAGCGTGTATAGTACATATAATTTTAACACCACTATTTGAAATTTTTTCTATCGCCTCTATATCACTATTACTTCCTATTTCGTCTACCGCTATTACGCTAGGCGACATACTTCTTAAAAGCATAAGCATACCTTCTGGTTTTGGACATCTATCTAAAACATCTGTTCTTTTACCTACATCTAATTGTATTTTCCCCATATATGTAGCGGCTATTTCAGAACGTTCATCTATTAATCCTACATTTTCTTTATAGTCACTAATATTTCTTATAATATCTCTTAAAAGAGTTGTTTTACCACAATTGGGCGGAGATATTATCATTGTAGATTTTATATTAGGTACATTAATATATTTTAAAATATGGTTAGAACAACCTTTTACTTCTCTTGCTATTCTTATATTTATTGATGATATATTTTTTATAGTTTTTATACTATTATCTTCTAAAATTACTTTTCCTGTTATGCCTACTCTAAATCCACCTTTTAAAGTTAAAAATCCATTTTTTAGCTCCTGCTCTAATGCATATATAGAATAGTCTCCCATAGTTTCTATTGTTTGTGTTATATCTTCTATTGTTGGTTTATAAATTTTGTCTATTAAAAATATGTCTGATACTTCCTTATTTTTTAATATAAAATATTCATTTTTAAAAGTTTTAAAAATTATTCCTCTATCTAGCCTAATTCTTATTTCTTCTGCCTCTTCAAAATATTTATAGTCTATTCCAATTAGTAAATCTTTTATGTTTTTTCCAAAATAGTTTATAAGCTTGTCCTTTATAACCATCTTTAGTTCCTCCTTTGTCTTTTAAATAATTTATATGTTATACATAAAATTAATATTCCATTTTTATTATTAAAAAAATACTTTTTAATACTTAGTATATATTTGTTTATTTATGAAAAATAATTTATTTTTTTGTTGAAAAATTTGTAAAACTATTATAAAATATACAAGGTTAATAAATATTATTAGAATTATGTTAAATGTAAATTTTAAAGGTGATGATTTTATGAAAAATACAAAAAGTTCTTTAGTTTTTATACTAAATGTTATATCTGGTTTAGTTATTGGTTGTTTTATAGGTGATATGGTAAAAGAAATAAAATATCTTAGTTGGTTAAGCTATGGAAAAACTATTGGACTAACCTCTCCTTTATCTATAAATTTAGAAATAATCGCTATACAATTTTCTTTTACAATAAAATTTACTTTAGCTGGTATTATAGGTATGATAATATCTATATTAATATATAAAAAGTTGTCTTAAAGGTGGTTCATAATGAAAAAAATTATATTAGCTTCATCTTCTCCTAGAAGATGTGCACTATTAAATCAAATGGGTGTAAATTTTGATATAATACCTAGTGATATAGATGAAAGTAGTTTTAAAGATTTAAAAGGTAGTGAGCTTGTTAAAGCTCTTTCAATAGAAAAAGCAAAAAACATTTTTAATAAAATAGAAAAAAAAGAAAAAGATATTTGTATAATTGGCTGTGATACAATAGTTTCTATTAATGATACAATACTTGGAAAACCAAAAGATAAAGATGATGCTTTTAATATGCTTATGCTTTTAAATAATAATATGCATACTGTTTTTACAGGACTTAGTTTAATTGGTTTAAAAGATAATGTTTATTTTGAAGAAACTATTTGTTCTTCTTCAAATGTATATTTTTCTGATTTTTCTAAAGAAGAGTTATTAAAATATGTAAATACCCTAGAACCAATGGATAAAGCTGGTGCTTATGGTATACAAGGTAAAGGTGGATTTTTAGTATCTAAAATAGAAGGAGATTTTTATTCTATTATGGGGCTACCTATAAATAAACTTTATAATATGCTAAATAAATACGATTTTTTGTGTCATAAAAATTTTACAAATTAGATATAGTTTTTTGCTTGATATATAATTAAAAACATTGTATTATATAATAATGTAATGTTTTATTTTGACAAATTAATACATAAAGCTTAATTTTAATACATTAATTTAAAAGTTTAATATTTATATAATTGTATTTTGTATTACTTTTATAAAATTTTGGATATAATATAAGTGATCATTTTTTAGGAGGATATATATGTTATCAGTGACAAAGGATATGGGAATAGATTTAGGTACTGCTAATACACTCGTTTTTGTTAGAGGAAAAGGTATTATTGTAAACGAACCTTCAGTTGTAGCTATAAATACACTAACAAGGCAAGTTTTAGCCGTTGGTGATGAGGCTAAAAAAATGATAGGACGTACACCTGGGTCGATACAAGCTATTAGACCTATGAAAGACGGTGTTATTGCAGATTTTGAAGTTACTCAAGAAATGTTAAAATATTTTATAGGAAAAGCATATAATAAATCATTTTTTTCTAGTAAACCAAGAATAGTTATATGTGTGCCTTCTGGTGTTACAGAAGTTGAAAAACGTGCTGTTATAGAGGCTGCTATGGCTGCTGGAGCTAAAGAAAAAAATGCGTACCTTATTGAAGAGCCTATGGCTGCTGCAATAGGTGCTGGTCTTCCTGTTGGAGAACCTTCTGGTAATATGGTTGTAGACATTGGTGGTGGAACAAGCGAAGTAGCTGTTATTTCTCTTGGTGGTATTGTTACTAGCAAATCAATAAGAGTAGCTGGAGATGTGTTTGATTCTTATATAGTAAACTATATTAAAAAAGAATATAATCTTGCAATAGGCGAAAGAAGTGCTGAAAATATAAAAGTAACTATTGGATGTGCATATCTTGGTGATGAACAAACAAAAATGGACATAAGAGGTCGTGATTTAGTAACAGGCCTTCCTAAAACAATTACTATAACAGCTAAAGAAATACAAGATGCTTTAACTGAACCTGTTTATTCTATGATAGATGCAATAAAATCTACTTTAGAAAAAACTCCACCAGAGCTTGCTTCTGATATAATGGAAACGGGTATATATTTAACTGGTGGTGGTGCTTTATTAAAAGGCTTAGATATACTAATCTCTCAAGAAACTGGTATGCCTGTTCATATAGCAGATGAACCTTTAAATTGTGTTGCTTTAGGTACTGGTATGGTTTTAGAACAAATTGATACTTTAAAAAATGTTCTTATATCATCTCAAAGGTTAAGAATGAACTAAGGGGCGTTTTAATTGAAAATTATTGTAAAAAATAAACAAATATTTATAGGTTTTTTTATAATTCTATGTATTTTATTAGGTTTATTTTCTTTTAATAGAATAAATCCTACACTATTTGAACGTACTTTTGGTTTTGTTATAACACCTATACAAAATGTTATAACTTCATCAACAAACTGGATTGAAAAAAAAATAAACACATTTTCCAACATTAATAAATTAGAAAATGAAAATGAAGAACTAAAAATTGAACTAGAACTAAAAAATCAAGAACTAAATCGTCTAAAACAACTAGAAAGAGAAAATGAAAAACTCTCAGAGCTTTTAGATGCCTCTTCTAGATATGGTGAGTATTCTACCATTACTTGTAATATAATAGCTAGAGACCCTGGCAACTGGTATGAAACTTTTACAATAGATAAAGGTTCTAGTAGTGGTATTAAAAAAAATATGGTTGTATTAGCTTTTGGTGGTCTTGTTGGAAAAGTAGAAGATGTTGGAGAAAACTATGCTAAAGTTAGTTCTATAATAAATGGTACTTATTCTGTTAGTTCAAAAACTTTAAGAACAGATGATGAAGGATTTATAAAAGGTGATATATCAAATAAAGGTATGCTAAAAATGGACTATATAGATAAAGATGCTGAAATTAAAGAAGGAGACGAAATAGTTACTTCTCATTTAAGTGATATATATCCTGCTGGTATAACAATAGGCTATGTTACAAGCGTATCTTTAGATAGTAATAATAAACTATCTAAAACTGCAACAATAAAACCTGCCGTAGATTTTAAACATCTTGAAAAAGTTTTAGTTATTGATAAAGATAAAAAATAATTTTAACTTTATCAATAACTATATAACTGTTAATATTATACATATAAAATATTATTTTAGGAGGTTTATAATTGCGTTATTTTACTTATATAGTTTTAATTTTAATAAATTTCATTTTACAAACAACGTTATTTAACTATATAGAAATAATAGGTGTTAAACCTAATACTATGGTTATTTTAATAGTCTCTTTTGCTTTTATGCGTGGTGAGA containing:
- a CDS encoding DUF445 family protein, producing the protein MINNFVSPILGAIIGYFTNWLAIKMLFLPYEPKYIGKFKIPFTPGLIPKERKKISKKIANITAEKILDKHTIEENLFSTENKEKMYILLERNLDKLREKNYTLDDILQNIYGDKKEKILDEIEQFFLSKINQFIFDEKNKKILTEVITNKIYENIKNKDIKENIKNIIIEYINKQDIKENIGNKKLSDIISKEEISNIKINIIENVPKICEYICYNIENNKEWEQKLSVFIKNIIADNVGTFTGLFLNPDKIYMSIKKNIIIYLKNKENQNILAVKIFEVLSAYQDKTLFEIYKNLPEKTKNIIKEHYNNTNLTKYVDNLKIFDSINDIIDNNINTFIEKLLSDNILKNIYEIIENYIKNNKNKIYNIKINIILDKICIEKFKDDIFNLIQKFIDKERNNILNNISISDIIENKINSFDVKTLENLVVSVARKELNAITIIGGILGFIIGFIPIILK
- the tnpA gene encoding IS200/IS605 family transposase, which codes for MKDINSLSHSKWRCKYHIVFAPKYRRQEIYGKIKADIGKILRMLCERKGVKIIEAEACKDHIHMLVEIPPHLSVSQFMGYLKSKSSLMIFDRHANLKYKYGNRHFWCRGYYVDTVGRNQNAIKEYIKNQLEEDIANDQISLKEYIDPFMGIQSK
- a CDS encoding SpoIIIAH-like family protein; translation: MFAFKRNQVIITALVVMVGAAGYLNYVGNSTETAEVVLTDDGDITGLVPDSDLYGEELVHNKEEKTVDANATASNENEDDAGKAVFVNNSNDTSYFVQAKLEREQARAKQKDILTEMINNSNIEQDKKATAADEMLKIQERIEKETAAEAMIEAKGFKEVYVRIDDETVDVVVNKTELSEAEIAQIEDIIKRKTGATVDKIRISPKK
- a CDS encoding stage III sporulation protein AF — its product is MLDYFYDYIKNIILFLVFMSFIQVILPTNKYRSYINLVFGMILVFIMIEPLNLIFDSVKNVEALTIFNEQDFKQNNMINVEKYKNIQNDMVKSAFKENIKSQIKTILKDKYIIKDINLELYENKYEEINIESIYLTLVKNNQNIYIKPFNEDKNLQNAEKQEIDNIKNLISQVYNIKTDNVFITIA
- a CDS encoding stage III sporulation protein AE, producing MKKIILIIICILGFYKPAYANEHLSEALNNLEIEQYDTIINENIYKSDFKFSQVVKNILSGKGLDFNISDIINYLIKTIFEEIFTNSKIIKNVILIAFLSAFFKILTESFKNQSVAEIGFYTTYMVIAMLLTTSFNIVVEILYSTIDSISNIINGIMPMLIGLLFMSGASTSATIFSSFILTSLSILSFFMKNMFIPLIASTAILNIINYITPKEVLNKLIDFLKWLINFSLRGLAIGLGFIISIQRIGAPVLNGAINKTAKTFISFVPVVGDAITGAVDSIMHFVGLLKSGIGIGILIAILICSIVPIIKLIGIILIYKITAVLIEPISDRRITSCVDAMGEYAKLVLSGLIIFLILFIFFIAITLTVTG
- the spoIIIAD gene encoding stage III sporulation protein AD, with product MDILKICIIAIISVIVILIIKPQMANMSVMIAIISGVIIFMMIIPTLEEVLSSILDIVSMLDIGIEHIGVILKIIGISYICEFSSQICIDAGESAIASKIELAGKILIMFISIPIITRLLGLITSLMP
- the spoIIIAC gene encoding stage III sporulation protein AC, whose protein sequence is MDVTVIFQIAAVGILVSVLNQVLIRAGREEQAMLTTLAGLVVVLFWVIQYISELFETVQTLFSL
- a CDS encoding stage III sporulation protein AB, with protein sequence MYIKIFCSIIILMGFSIIGFYYAYKPIYRKNDLLEMKRALLSLSSEIKFFSSLNEAILNIEKNLNKPIQNIFIKFRENMQEKRGEELAFLWEDAIKNGAYETYFVKEDIENICVIGKMIGSLDKNFNIESLNIVIEYINNTVKNIDDEKNKNFKMYQSLGFLSGLMIIVLLI
- the spoIIIAA gene encoding stage III sporulation protein AA, translated to MVIKDKLINYFGKNIKDLLIGIDYKYFEEAEEIRIRLDRGIIFKTFKNEYFILKNKEVSDIFLIDKIYKPTIEDITQTIETMGDYSIYALEQELKNGFLTLKGGFRVGITGKVILEDNSIKTIKNISSINIRIAREVKGCSNHILKYINVPNIKSTMIISPPNCGKTTLLRDIIRNISDYKENVGLIDERSEIAATYMGKIQLDVGKRTDVLDRCPKPEGMLMLLRSMSPSVIAVDEIGSNSDIEAIEKISNSGVKIICTIHAYDIEDIKKKCNIKNILDKKTFERYIVLTRKNGICSVDKIYNEDLINIYSEVN
- a CDS encoding DUF4321 domain-containing protein, whose amino-acid sequence is MKNTKSSLVFILNVISGLVIGCFIGDMVKEIKYLSWLSYGKTIGLTSPLSINLEIIAIQFSFTIKFTLAGIIGMIISILIYKKLS
- a CDS encoding nucleoside triphosphate pyrophosphatase, with amino-acid sequence MKKIILASSSPRRCALLNQMGVNFDIIPSDIDESSFKDLKGSELVKALSIEKAKNIFNKIEKKEKDICIIGCDTIVSINDTILGKPKDKDDAFNMLMLLNNNMHTVFTGLSLIGLKDNVYFEETICSSSNVYFSDFSKEELLKYVNTLEPMDKAGAYGIQGKGGFLVSKIEGDFYSIMGLPINKLYNMLNKYDFLCHKNFTN
- a CDS encoding rod shape-determining protein, yielding MLSVTKDMGIDLGTANTLVFVRGKGIIVNEPSVVAINTLTRQVLAVGDEAKKMIGRTPGSIQAIRPMKDGVIADFEVTQEMLKYFIGKAYNKSFFSSKPRIVICVPSGVTEVEKRAVIEAAMAAGAKEKNAYLIEEPMAAAIGAGLPVGEPSGNMVVDIGGGTSEVAVISLGGIVTSKSIRVAGDVFDSYIVNYIKKEYNLAIGERSAENIKVTIGCAYLGDEQTKMDIRGRDLVTGLPKTITITAKEIQDALTEPVYSMIDAIKSTLEKTPPELASDIMETGIYLTGGGALLKGLDILISQETGMPVHIADEPLNCVALGTGMVLEQIDTLKNVLISSQRLRMN
- the mreC gene encoding rod shape-determining protein MreC, coding for MKIIVKNKQIFIGFFIILCILLGLFSFNRINPTLFERTFGFVITPIQNVITSSTNWIEKKINTFSNINKLENENEELKIELELKNQELNRLKQLERENEKLSELLDASSRYGEYSTITCNIIARDPGNWYETFTIDKGSSSGIKKNMVVLAFGGLVGKVEDVGENYAKVSSIINGTYSVSSKTLRTDDEGFIKGDISNKGMLKMDYIDKDAEIKEGDEIVTSHLSDIYPAGITIGYVTSVSLDSNNKLSKTATIKPAVDFKHLEKVLVIDKDKK